In Chryseobacterium salivictor, the DNA window TTCTTTCATCTTTAATCTAAAAAATAAATGAATCCACTTTTTAATTATACTTTAAAACTCGCCGATGATACTTTGATTTTTGGTCAGAGACTGGGCGAATTGTGCGGACAGGGACCGTATCTGGAAGAAGATATCGCCTTGACGAATATTGCGCTTGATTATCTCGGACAGTCCAATAATTTTTATAAATATGCAGCACAAATTCAGGATTTGGGAAAAACGGAAGACGATTTGGCTTTCCTGCGTCTGGAAAAAGAATATCTGAATTGCCAGTTATCAGAACTTCCGAACGGTGATTATGCGAACACGCTTTTAAAAGTCTATTTCTTTTCGGTTTATCAAAAAATTCTTTACACGGAATTAATGAAAAGCAGCGACGAACAACTTTCTGCGATTGCCGAAAAATCTCTAAAAGAAGTAAAATACCATTATACGCACACTTCAACCTGGATTAAAATGTTTGCAGGCGGAACCGAAGAAAGTAAAACCCGCCTAAAGAATGCGGTTGAAAATCTTTGGGAATACACTGGCGGAATGTTTGCGGAAACTCCAGGCGAAGAGGATTTAGCAAAATTAGAAATCGTTCCGAACGGAAAACACATTCACGACGTGTGGAC includes these proteins:
- the paaC gene encoding 1,2-phenylacetyl-CoA epoxidase subunit PaaC, with amino-acid sequence MNPLFNYTLKLADDTLIFGQRLGELCGQGPYLEEDIALTNIALDYLGQSNNFYKYAAQIQDLGKTEDDLAFLRLEKEYLNCQLSELPNGDYANTLLKVYFFSVYQKILYTELMKSSDEQLSAIAEKSLKEVKYHYTHTSTWIKMFAGGTEESKTRLKNAVENLWEYTGGMFAETPGEEDLAKLEIVPNGKHIHDVWTKTVTEDFKNFGIEIPESEFMQKGSRTGYHTEYFGFILCELQYMQRTYPNCAW